The Ipomoea triloba cultivar NCNSP0323 chromosome 13, ASM357664v1 genomic interval ggtatgatgccattaaaaacaaaaactaatgCTTGATTTTGATAGGCACCTTTGCTAATTAGCGGTTTAATTTAGtcaaaaagttattttaaaatatatagttGGATGAACGTAACTTTCTATGaatatacaatattaatatcaaatgaCAACGGCCTCGGGAGAGCCCCTTCTATTGGGGCATGATTGAGTCTTGGTTGAATAATAAATCTCATTtttatatgtagatatatatctagtagttttacttattttttatttaatttaatattctaaaaaataatattatgtatttaaatctcttttaaaaatacatatgctAATATCTAaagcaattattgaaaaatgcTTAAATAATGGAACACACTTATACTGTCATATGCCATTTCAATtgcaaatttaaacaatttataTCCTAACATCTAATAAGTAACTACTAATTTCCtcaaatttctttctttttatacaaacaaCAAACGTAGTCAACTACATTGTAAAAGAGTCAGcagtactaaaaaataaaaatatgcagATCACTGATACAAAATTAACATATCACCCAATAAATATAATCTACCAttacattaaagaaaaaaaaaagttcagaaACAAACCTTAATTACAACACATTAGCTAAGTCAGGAAGCATGGTTTAAGTTGCCCAATATTCCACACCTATGTTCATTAATAAAGACATCAacttgaaaaacaaaaatgaatattatCATCATGGTAAAATTACAATGAACATATCTTCATAAACTAACCTTGTTGGAACATAACCCAAATTGCAAGATACAATTTTTCCAATTAAACTAAAAGCTTAATGCTTGAAATTCTTGttggatcaaacgcttaccccTAATTAAGTCTACCACGATGGTAGGGTGCTGAATAGACTCTTCCAGTCGTGCCTAACAATCCCCTTCCAGCACCTACCAGCCTCAACTGAACAGCAGTTCGATGACAGGAAATTGGACTCGCCCTCCAAGCTGGCACCTAACAATCCTACCATCAAATTGCCGCAGTGGAAATTGGTGCACTTCTCTTGATGCTATCCATTTTGGTGGTTTCATAAACAGGCAAACCACTTGAGGAGTAGAAGTCCATCAGCAATTCACTGTTGGGTAAATCGAACAGATCAGAGCTGGTGTCACTGTCTGCATCATCATCTTCTCCATTGAACTTTCTCTTCTCAGTTTCTTCTGCTGGGTATCTGGAATCTCCATTATTACTGTTATTCTTGGTGCTCATGAGCTTGTATTTCTGTGATGAGACCCCATTGGGCTTTTCCCCATGGGGTTCAATCACCTTGTGATTCTTGAGCCCATTGATGACTTGTTGGTCTGAGAAAACGGCGAAGTCTTTGTAGGATTTTGTGGGAGTGTATGCGCAGGGGGGAGGGGTTCTAAAGCCAGAATTACctgaagaagagaagagaagaaattaggaaataattataaCAGTCTCCCACTTGATTCAGGTGACacctttattatatgaatcaacattaagaatatattatttttgaccCTTATTACTGGAAGTCCACTTGATTCAGTGACACatttattatatgaatcaagattaggaataaattatttctgATCCTTATTACTGGAAGGCCACTTGATTCAGGTGACACATTTATTATATGAGTTAAagttaggaataaattatttctgACCTTTATTACTGGGAGGCATGGTGGGATTTGAAGGGGCATTAGTTGTGGAGCTTCTGATGCTATAAAAATGGCTGATGCTActtctccttcttctcctcACCCCTCCGGGgctttcatcttcatcatctttcCCCGATTTCGACTTCGATTTCTTCTTTGTTTGGTTGAAGAGGGAGTTGAGGAAGCTGGCAAGTCTGCCTCCTGGGGAGCTAGGCTGCTTGTGCTTcttgatgttgttgttgttagagGCCTGTGGTTTTTCCATTTCGGGTGGGAGAATTAGCGACGATTTTCGGAACGAAATGGCCATGTCTAGGCTCTTTCGTCCACCTCTCCAGGGCTCATAGTGAGTCCTGTGTGCAAAAGATGAGATTTCATTGGCATCTGCAAAGTATTTTGCAGCCTCAAACACATCAAGCTCCCCCGAGTCATTTCTCCAGTGCAGGGATTTCTTGGACAttttttgaggttttggagTTATGTATGCATGCAGCAAgaaatgtgtgtgtgtctagGAAGCTTGATAGTTAAGgatttgagaaatataatggagagagagaggagagagagagaggagtttGAGTGATGATAGCTAGCCAGATAGCTTGGGAGCAATAGTGGATAGATCAATTAATTAGGTGTTGCATGCATTCTATGATATGGAAGGTGGATATATATGTCTACTTGTGTTGGGTTGCGACTTAGAGGGCCAAGTTCAGCTAGCATCTCGTCCATCTGATTATGGCGTTGACGGTTACGCAaatatatataaggaaataaaattgtgttttcGCTACTAGatagctatagcttttgacgTAGTGGTAAGTGTTTGATCTGAAAATTGGTATCAAAGTAGGTCATGGGCTGGTAGGTGCTGGGAGGGGATTGTGTTGGTTGCAACTTGGAGGACCCAGTCCAATTAACATTCTGACATTGAACTGTGGCACTGATTGGTATGTTTTCGCTACTAAATAGCTATAGCTTTTAACGTAGTGGTAAGTGCTTGATCTGAAATTGGTATCAAAGTAGGTCATGGGCTGGTAGGTGCTGGGAGGGGATTGTGTTGGGTTGCAGCTTGGAAAACCAAGTCCAATATTCTAATATTATTGGACCGTGACGCTGATTGGTACACaagtataagaaattaaaattgtgcATTTACTACTAACTATATATAGTTTTTGACGGTAAGAACTCCATCCTCACAACTTGCTTGTTGTTCACATTTTTACATGAAAGTAGAGCCACTCAAAATTGAATTTCAATATTGATAGCTTTTTGTTAATAGAATGGAGGAGGTGGGGTAGAATATATGAGActaacttttaatttgttttgtttggttcTCATGTTAAGAGGGGTGATATTGATGTTGTGCATTGTGGGGGGCAAAGAGCAGAGCTGTATTTCCTTGCATTGGATTCTCATTTCATTTTACTTTTTGCAGTGGGATTTAGCTTTCAATTAGCTAGTGCATGCTAGCATGGGGTTATAGTAGTTTATGGtttttaatttgcatatatttcttagattttcaatttatttattaatattattagtccatctatatatatagaaaaataagaACCCCTAAACacaattcaattaataaatttctcatattttatataatcaatattatataatatttttctttttttttgagaaagttacCCTTCGATCTATACTTTTAGTTAGTGCTAGAGATCGAGTCATGTATTTCTGATCActtaaaaaatagataaaagtttataaaactTTCGAAAAATTTGACCACCTTTTATGTAGTCCAAAAGTGGTCAAAATTTCTTATTATCTTTGTCGAGTAGTTAGAAAATTTTGAACATTagaaaaattttaagtttataaATAATCTAAGTGGTTCGTATTATTGACCACTTTCACCTGATCCCTGATGTTAAGAAATGGTGTATCTGGTCTCTAATGTTAGGACTTTGCTAAAACCCTATAAACTAAACTTTTAATatcacaaataaaattttttttaaatactactgtGATCTCTCACTTGAGAGCCACAactatgccacttgaccacaggtctttggcatatcacaaataaaaaaaaaaaaaagaaaaaaatttataccaCAATCAAACTTGAGGGCAGAAATTAtcattttctccaattttttttttcaatcatggATCTAGGTTTTGGGCCTGGATTAGTTGTAACACACCAAAAAAGTAAGATGGTTGAAATGAATAGTAATAAGAGAGATAATATTCAAATTTAGACTTCGTATTTGAAACTAGTGCAGTCTACTAGACAAAAAGAGTATTGATAGAACTAAATAGCACATGTTTAGCATTATTGTGCAATCCATTGCTATACAGCCTATACTAGCCTAGGGTTGTAAAAGGCTACTAAACTATTGTGGCATTAAGCACTAGCTGACCATATAAAAATTTTGCACCACAAAAGCCTATGTATCAAGTGAACCTTGATATATGTTGATAATGATTGTGGGGAATTAAATAAGATGATGAATGAGAATGAAGCTGTAAATGAACTTTGGATTCTTGCTAACcataatttctcttcttcttcttcttttttccttgATATAAGAGGAAAAGCTTCACGATTTAGTTGCATAAACGGTAGCCAATCAAGCTACTTTCACGCAATCAGTAAAGGTTGAGTTTCACGAAGTGAAATATAAAAGACATGACGTCCAGTTCCAAAAGAAGTGGTCGAGTGGATGTAACATGATTCTCCTACCAGAAAGTCATCAGTTTGATTCTTGCCAGCACATTTTTAGTCGAGCTCGTTGCACATGATCTTTCTAGTGCGGTTGTTCTTATTATGCAAGAGTATGAtttccctcgtcatccaaaaagaCACGAAGCCCGACACCAATTGTGGGTGTTCAAGACTCGTTGCCATCCAGGTGATAAATTCTTTTTGAATCTTATGATATATGCTTTATCCCTAAATTGGAGTAAGCTTTTTAGGATGAGTGCTTGCAAAAAGCAAAAGTAAAGAAGATAGAAAAAAGTTAATTACGACATAGAGGATATTCCAAACCTTAAaaagaaaagtttaaaaaaaatattatatatatttattgaaaatattattagaaatatttTGTTTGCCATCCAAAAAATTTGTAGACACACAATTAAAGAGGACAAAACTGGAATGGTCCCTCAAATCCTGCATTTGGAAAAACGTACACATGCAGGTCAAAAGAAATCCAATGTCCAAAGCTCTTTATTATCTCATCTTATAATTACAAAGTTTGATTTTTATGGATTAAATTGTAATGAACATAAATTTTTGGGGTTTGATGTGGAAAGCAAGTACTAAACATAAaacattaaattttgaattgttgTGGCACACCCCTTGTTGGTCCATCAAAAGTAGTGAAAATCATTGCTTCTATATATTGATCTTtctaagaagaaaattaaataacaaccatatatatttttaaataaatcaatatttttGTGTGGATtcaataatatatgttttgtagatttttttttctctaaagtTTATGTAAATTATTATGAGAAAGAATTGACGGGCATTGGCTTGGAAGGCCAAGTTcggtattttattattaaaatgtgGTATTGATTGATGTACAAATATAATGAGTAAAATTGTTCATTTActattagttataacttttgacatagtGATAAACATATGATCCTAACAATGATTAATTAAGGAAACGTCAAGGTTGGGGATTAGGTAGTAAATCTCCACGGCCACGCTGTCTTGCTCTGTTGccattcctaataaaataaataacaattaaattgaAGATTTAAATGTTAGTGATGATTTCTATAATATTGCATTTGAGACCACATACACGTGCAATGGCATTGCGTGCACACTTTGAATATAGTGAACCCACCCCCAATATGATCATGACATTGCTCATTTTTGGGATCTCATACATATTTAGTTGTCAAATTAGATCAGAACTAGTGGCCTGCGAGAACGTGTGAGttaatctcatttttttttttttagctaaaATGGCCAGGGTTGAAACCTAGCTATGGAAAAATAGGGTGTTATTTCTATAATTATGACAATGCAGTTGAATAACTTAATAATGGGGGGCATTCTTATTTAGATAACTATTAGTGTACGCAAGATCTATAATAGAGCGCTCATGTGTGTGCACTATTAATTATTCGTGAATGCACTATTAAACGTACATTTTCAAATTCATAATCGTAATTACAGAAATaccactactttttttttttacctaaatTTTTGATCTTTGATCATAGAGATTAGTCTACATATTGTGATCATGAGAATACTAATTCTTATGAAAGTGAGACCTTATATTTATATACGTCTACGTCTATTTTGTGACaatcattttcaacaccaaactTTTGTGACGACTTTGGAAATATTAACATTGGAGCTTTAATAATTTTGACAATTACATTTGGTGCATGGTCCCAAAACTCCATCTATCAATTCTAGAGTATTTATATTATTGCATGAACATTTTTTCATTCATATAAATATACGGTCTCTAAAAACTTTGGCACCTAATGGCTAAAATGCTGACTACTTATTGGTGTAGAAATATATATGCACCCACCCTAGCTATATTTACTGATATAAGTGTATTTACTGATACAATACTCAAGTCAAAGTCTTAATTAACTTCAGCATAAACGTTTGAGTAAAAATTTGACCTTAATTTAAGTATCACTCTACAATTTTCGAGTCAATGTGAAATCATATTATGTATGTACATGCATATAGAGGAATTTCTAAAATATCGTATGATATGGTGTTGTAGTTCGAAAATAGTGAGGGTTCAAATCGATAGTGGTTTAATTttggcaaaatatatataaatactttaTTCGATATTATTTAGCATTTGTCACTCCACCCATGAGATCACGAAATCTTTTTAATGGGAAACAAATACTTTCCATTCCCACCATATATGGTTGATATTATTATCAATTGAATGGCATACCCTACATTAAGCCAGTTTACATGAACACAAGCTGTCGCAGTAGTggcattttatttttccttactTTATCCTTAATGGGCcatatttttaattgatgtATCGAATATAGCTAGTCGGAGCAGTAGTTAAGTGGGTGGAGCATAATTCTCATACTAGAAAGTCAGGTTCGAATTTTGTCAACACCTTCATGGTCAAATCTATCACACAAAGTGTTCCTAATGCTGTTTACTTTTTATGTGTAGTTTGCGAACTATTACATAAGAGTGGAGTTTACTGGTCGGATACTCGGATCGtaacattaaattttatgaagctAGCAAGTATTAAGGGAAATTGTCTGTTTTCTAGTATTGTCTTTTGCACTCCCATCCAAGAAAAAGAAGAACCTTTTCTTTACCTTTAAAAAGATGATGAaccaatatattaaaatatatgtattatattaagcCTCCACTAAAAAATAATACCGCATGTAGAAATATAGTTATTTCGAGTAATGGGTAAATTTTGAATAAgaatattatagatttatagtatTGTaggtttattattttataattatctcCAACATGataaaattttttgataatacaATATTATTAGAATTTGATCTTTTATAGAAAAAGTGGCAATTTTGGTATtctaattgttaaaaaaaatagtcaattcAATCTTTTAACTACACGAGTGACTACACATTTGGTTTTTGAGTTGTCAATATTGTGGCGGGATCAATTCTTAAggtgacaaaaattttaattgtgacGACTAAAtgctaaaaactaaaaattatcaaggggtttttttttttcctgtaaatTTGAAGCGTCATCGCTAATAAAATCATATTTGCATCTTAGGGTGCACAAGTCGTtgatacttataaaaaaaatttgttgcaagacatacatacaaaaataattttaaaaagttaacattttgaatatttaacagtaaaaattaacattttaattatcttAAGAACTAATTCTGCCATAATCTTAAACAATTCGATCCGGAGCGGAATGTGACGACACATAATTGAAAGACTGAATTAGCTATTTGCTGATAACTAAAAGACGAAAactatcattttccttttgacATATCAAGAACACATCCAACAATCACCTATCATGTTATAAATTGAAGATAGAGAAAGGGCAAACAAGGGGAATAGAGATAAACAACTAAACAAGTGCTGTAAAATCTTGAGCCTCATAGGTGTGGACCATGAAAGCCCACAAGCTAAGGGAGAGAAGTCTAAAACGTTTTCTTTATTGATTTAAGGCCACAAAACATTGGGCCAGCCAATTGGTCCTAACTATAATCAACATTTGTTGTCTGTCGGCTGCCCCATCGAACTCTCACCCACCACTACCTTAGCTTCTCCAACCCCATGCATGCTTTCCTGTTGTCTTCATCATATCTTGATTAGATTAGAGTAGGGATCCAAAGACACTCTAGCTTATGATCACTTGCTTAATTAATACAAGTCTAAAGTTGTATTGAGTTTTATTTTGTTACAAATTATAGAATGTGTACCTTGTTGTCCTGGCCAGGAAGATAGAGGCAACTAACTGTCCTCCAAACTAGCTTTTAAGAGATTTATTTACCAGCTAGTCGTATGTCTTGATTTAAGTCGATTAGTTATGAATAACCTAAGATGGTTTACTTTCGTGCAGTCCTTTATTGGTTATGGTCGCAAAGCAAGTTTCACTGAAAGCGCATATAACGGCTGTGAACTTTCTCGtaaataaaaaacttttaagagaTTTAATTAGTGACATGATGGTTAAATAAAtcttcaaaacttttttttttaaatgtagttGGGTCGATGGTAAAGTATATACACACTGTAGTAGTCAAAGTATGGTCAagaatactttattatttaagTAGGTAAAGAGTAGCTCGGTTAACGTAACAGGGGTTAGAGGTTCCGAGCTAAAATGACTATTAAGAGCAAACAACCAAAAGTCCCCCACTTACCATTAAATGTTGTATATTTAGGTTGTCAGGGGGACAGGTATCGGCCCTGCGGTATGATTGCCGCGTGACCGACATGCACGGGGCTACGGCCAGGCCCTTTGCCAGCGGGCCAAGTGTAGAGAGGTTAGGGTATAAGGGCCCACCAAGCGTGGTACAGGGCACAATGCCAGTCTGACCCTCCCGAGCTACTATACGCTCGCTTCTACACCCGTCCATGCATCACTGGATAGGCCGATAAGGAAGGTCGGATAGATCGGTATATGGATATCGGTAAAAGATTATGACCAGGGAATAATCCCTATCAGTCgagttatttgtttatatggCGTCCAAAACGCACTTTTAGTATGGAGTAATGGTGTCCTATGTTAAAGAGTTAAATCTGTAAGTGTGACTCATATTGAATTCATATTTGTCTCACAGTGGTCAAATTAAAATACCTGATTCCATATGCAAAACTCGATCTTAATTCAGAATTGTATTGCATTCATAAgagtaatataataaacaacagcaaaaaaaaagaagttaatttGTTAGGTTTGTTATTTAAGATTATTTAACCACATAGGAGAGGTAAACCACATCAAAAAGACTATGTGTGACGAGTTCAATTAAGAGAGTGTTGATGATAAGAGTCAAACTGGTGACTTTTTGGTATGAAAATTATACTCCACTCATTCAAGTACCCTTTCATGGCATAATTAAACATATTTGATTAGTGAAATACtagttagtacttagtagtattGTATTCAACATagtaaggaagaaaaaaaacgcatcctctatatatatatatatatatatatattatttctagCTATAAGCTAGCTAGGGACAAGATCCAAGTAACATGTTGTGTCTGTTTCTTTTACTATACACCACCCATCTAAAGTCATATCTCTTGGACATGGTTTTCTCACACATGTACACAATTTCTGattttctacccatttttaCTTAAGATTTTGAGCTCTTTCCACATTAATGGGATTATCTCACTTAATTAATTTGCAGATAATTTGGTTATATACATGCATGATCATGTTTGGGAAACCAAGAGAATTGAAATTCCATTTCAAGGTTTTGTTTCTAAAAATCTAACATATATTCTCTAACATAATGTTTATATTGACCAGAAATATAGATCATGTAACTATTTTCAAattgattaaataaa includes:
- the LOC116001764 gene encoding protein BIG GRAIN 1-like E — protein: MSKKSLHWRNDSGELDVFEAAKYFADANEISSFAHRTHYEPWRGGRKSLDMAISFRKSSLILPPEMEKPQASNNNNIKKHKQPSSPGGRLASFLNSLFNQTKKKSKSKSGKDDEDESPGGVRRRRRSSISHFYSIRSSTTNAPSNPTMPPSNKGNSGFRTPPPCAYTPTKSYKDFAVFSDQQVINGLKNHKVIEPHGEKPNGVSSQKYKLMSTKNNSNNGDSRYPAEETEKRKFNGEDDDADSDTSSDLFDLPNSELLMDFYSSSGLPVYETTKMDSIKRSAPISTAAI